GTGTGGCGCCGGGATTGATGCTGTTGATGCGCAGCGCGCTCTTTTCGGTCTCTGCCGCCCAGGTGCGGGCGAGTGCTTCGACTGCCGCCTTGGAGGTGGAATAGACACCCCAGAAGGGGCGACAGCTATGGGCGGCACCCGAAGACAGGATCAGCGCGCGGCCGGCATCCGATCTCAGCAGCAGCGGCTCAACCGAGCGGATCAGCCGCCATGTGGCGGTGACATTGATGGTCATCACCCGCTCGAAAACCTTGGCCTCGATATGGCCGACCGGCGAGATGACGCCGAGAACGCCGGCATTGGCGACCAGAATATCAAGCTTGCCCCAGCGCTCGAAGATATTGGCGCCCAGCGCATCGATGGCGTTCATGTCGGAAAGATCGAAGGGAACCAGCGTCGCGGTGCCGCCAACGGCCTTGATGGCGTCGTCCAGTTCCTCAAGGCCGCCGACCGTGCGGGCGCAGGCGATGACATGCGCGCCGGCCTTGGCCAGTTCCAGCGCCGTGAAATAACCGATACCGCGCGAAGCGCCGGTGACGAGCGCGATGCGGCCCTTGAGATTGATGGTCATGTTGCCCCTCCGAAATGATTGCGCCTCCTTTTACGAAGCCACAGCGGCCGGCTGCAAGCGATTAAATCGTCGCATGGGACGGCCTGAACAAAAGGCAAGAAAAAAGCGGCCCCCGGAAGCCGGCGGCCGCTTGTTCATTCGGGCTATCAGCCGTTGCTGGCCAGCATGGAAATCTTGCTGCCCATCGCCTCGCCGTTCTGGTCGAGAAGGCGGGTCGGATAGTCGCCGGTAAAATAATGATCCGTGAACTGCGGCCGCGCATGGTTGCGGTTCTCGCCGCCGACGGCGCGGTAAAGCCCGTCGATCGACAGGAAAGCCAGCGAATCGGCACCGATGAACTTCGCCATCGCCTCGACATCGGCATATTGGTTGGCGAGCAGCTTGTCGGCGTCAGGTGTGTCGATGCCGTAGAAATCCGGATGGAAAATCATTGGGCTCGCAACGCGGATATGAACTTCCTTGGCGCCGGCTTCGCGGATCATCTGAACGATCTTGACCGAAGTGGTGCCGCGCACGATGGAATCATCCACCAGCACCACGCGCTTGCCTTCGATCATCGCCCGGTTGGCGGAATGCTTGAGCTTGACGCCGAAAGCACGGATCTGCTGCGTCGGCTCGATGAAGGTGCGGCCGACGTAGTGGTTGCGGATGATGCCGTATTCGAAGGGAATGCCGCTTTCCTGCGCAAAACCGAGTGCTGCCGGCGTGCCGCCATCGGGAACCGGGACAACGACGTCGGCTTCCAGCGGCGCTTCCTTGGCAAGGTTCATGCCCATGTTCTTGCGCGTCGTATAGACGTTGCGGCCGCCGACGACGGAATCGGGGCGGGCGAAATAGACATATTCGAACAGGCAGAGACGCTCCGGCTGCGGCTTAGAGGGCTTGCGCGCATCGATGGTGATCGAACCATCGGGCTGGATTTCGCAGATGATGACTTCACCGTTTTCAACGTCGCGCACGAATTTCGCGCCGATGATATCGAGGGCGCAGGTTTCGGAGCAGAAGATCGGCTTACCGTCCAACTCGCCCATGACCAGCGGGCGGATGCCGATCGGGTCACGCGCGGCGATCAGCTTAGTGCGCGTCATCGCCAGCATCGAATAACCGCCTTCCATCTGCCTGATAGCATCGATGAAACGATCAGCGGTGGAGGAGTGGCGCGAGCGGGCGATGAGGTGGAGAACGACTTCGGTATCCGATGTCGACTGGCAGATTGCGCCGGTGGCGATGATCTGGCGGCGCAGCGTCAGGCCGTTGGTGAAGTTGCCGTTATGGGCAATGGAAATACCGCCTTCTTCCAGCTCGGCAAACAGCGGCTGCACGTTGCGCATCGCCACTTCGCCGGTCGTGGAATAACGGGTGTGGCCAATGGCGATGGAGCCGGGCAGGCGGGCAAGCGTTGCGGGATCGGTATAATGATCTCCGACGAGGCCCATATGGCGTTCCTGATGGAAACGCTTGCCGTCGAAGGAGACGATACCAGCCGCTTCCTGGCCGCGATGCTGAAGCGCATGCAGGCCGAGCGCGGTCAGCGCCGAGGCGTCGGCATGGCCGAGAATGCCGAAAACGCCGCATTCTTCATGCAGCGTATCGCCGTCGATCTCTTCCTTGAAAGTGGCCCCAGGGAACGGGGAATGCGAAAGCGGCTCAATCATCCGGCTTGCCCTTGCTCTCTACCGAGAAAAAAGAAAGACCTCTCCGGTGAGCGTGTCTCCCGGTTGGCCTGTCTGTGTCGTGCTTGATATTTAGCACAAATAGCGCGCCTTGCATGCATTGCAAGGCGCACCCTCGTGTCAATTATTCGTTGCTGGCGGATTTGTTGCCGGCACATCTTCCGCAGGGGCCTGCGCGGCCGTCGGTTCCTGCGGTTTTCCAAGGATACGGGCGCGAATCTGCGGCTCGATATCGTCAGGCAGAACCGCTTCCAGCTTGCCCACCAGCCCATCGAGGAAGGGCTTGGACTTGGCCTGCGTTACCCATTCCGGCTGCGTCTTCACATCCACCAGCCAGTTCCAGAAGGCGACCGCGACGACCAAAAGCAGAATGCCGCGCGCCGCGCCGAACAGGAAACCGAGCGTGCGATCCAGCGCGCCGATGCGGCTGTCGATGATGAAATCGGCAATGCGCGAGGTGATGAAGGAGATGACGATCAGCGAGACGAGGAAGACCACGCCAGCCGAACCGGCAATGGCGATCTTGTCGTCATCGGTATAGTTGCGCGCATAGGGCAGCAGAACCGGATAGAGATAATAGGCGGCGGCGACCGAACCGGCCCAGCTCGCGATCGACAGAATCTCACGGGAAAAGCCGCGCACCATCGCAAGAACGGCGGAGAAAAGAACAACGGCGATGACGATGCCGTCGAAAATTGTAATGGGCATATACCAACTCCGGAGGTGCGACGCCTTGTCAGACGCTGCCTTGCCAATTTTGCGATCCTCTTACACCACTGTTTCCCTTGGCGAAAGGATCAATATTCGTCGTCCTCAACCTGTTTGAACCGGTTGCCGGAGCCGGCGATGCGCGTCACGAGGTCCGGAAGGCTTTCAATTTCCGTCCAGCGACCCTTGCCCGCTTTCGGCAATTCAGCTGAACCAGACGGCAGAAGTGCGGCGGAAAAACCAAGTTTTTCAGCTTCTTTCAATCGCTGCACGGTGTGCGCCACCGGACGT
The Agrobacterium cucumeris DNA segment above includes these coding regions:
- a CDS encoding CvpA family protein — encoded protein: MPITIFDGIVIAVVLFSAVLAMVRGFSREILSIASWAGSVAAAYYLYPVLLPYARNYTDDDKIAIAGSAGVVFLVSLIVISFITSRIADFIIDSRIGALDRTLGFLFGAARGILLLVVAVAFWNWLVDVKTQPEWVTQAKSKPFLDGLVGKLEAVLPDDIEPQIRARILGKPQEPTAAQAPAEDVPATNPPATNN
- a CDS encoding SDR family NAD(P)-dependent oxidoreductase — protein: MTINLKGRIALVTGASRGIGYFTALELAKAGAHVIACARTVGGLEELDDAIKAVGGTATLVPFDLSDMNAIDALGANIFERWGKLDILVANAGVLGVISPVGHIEAKVFERVMTINVTATWRLIRSVEPLLLRSDAGRALILSSGAAHSCRPFWGVYSTSKAAVEALARTWAAETEKSALRINSINPGATRTAMRAQAMPGEDPATVPHPSEVAAAILPLASPELTETGKLFVVRDRKFVDYRQPE
- the purF gene encoding amidophosphoribosyltransferase yields the protein MIEPLSHSPFPGATFKEEIDGDTLHEECGVFGILGHADASALTALGLHALQHRGQEAAGIVSFDGKRFHQERHMGLVGDHYTDPATLARLPGSIAIGHTRYSTTGEVAMRNVQPLFAELEEGGISIAHNGNFTNGLTLRRQIIATGAICQSTSDTEVVLHLIARSRHSSTADRFIDAIRQMEGGYSMLAMTRTKLIAARDPIGIRPLVMGELDGKPIFCSETCALDIIGAKFVRDVENGEVIICEIQPDGSITIDARKPSKPQPERLCLFEYVYFARPDSVVGGRNVYTTRKNMGMNLAKEAPLEADVVVPVPDGGTPAALGFAQESGIPFEYGIIRNHYVGRTFIEPTQQIRAFGVKLKHSANRAMIEGKRVVLVDDSIVRGTTSVKIVQMIREAGAKEVHIRVASPMIFHPDFYGIDTPDADKLLANQYADVEAMAKFIGADSLAFLSIDGLYRAVGGENRNHARPQFTDHYFTGDYPTRLLDQNGEAMGSKISMLASNG